A genomic segment from Chanos chanos chromosome 2, fChaCha1.1, whole genome shotgun sequence encodes:
- the LOC115806112 gene encoding heat shock 70 kDa protein 12A-like, with amino-acid sequence MDSFLIIAIDFGTAFAGYSFYFNVNTGSQPQIRVPRWGQNIGTETLKTPTCILFDENGKFLKFGYDAMMSYTRQSSKNVAKKQYLFSNFKMELYNKEIHRDMTITAKNGKTMSAMKVFSESISFLKDHALKSVEKHTRGKKFIASDVTWVLTVPAIWSGGAKQFMREAAVQAGLVTEFASEQLIVALEPEAASLWCKEHPADDLTAEGQDTLEQKPGTQYMVVDCGGGTVDITVHEMLNDGYVKELHKASGNDMGGQTVDKHFQAFLREIFSDDVFDEFEREYPGELQKMMYEFSFVKCLDDEIVVPCHNSLPELAKKKQDLASYFKGVYGAEWDDGSIYISQEKFRSFFDASLQSIAGKIREILRNPKLCINQLVLVGGYASSPILRNFICKHFSAEYKVTCPSDAQTAVMKGAIEFGKNPKIVRSRISVLTYGIGVSEVFDPSVHQPNKIRVNELGVAYSDGCFHKLVEKGESVDCDEIRQITFYPTKSSQTEMHFPFYSTEKQNAKYIDEWGLEYIGLISVPMTNISKGTNRTVRLEIKFGFTEILATARDEDSNKTESIKMDFLSK; translated from the exons ATGGACTCCTTCCTGATCATTGCCATAGATTTTGGTACCGCATTCGCTGGctatagtttttattttaacgTCAATACAGGGAGTCAACCTCAAATCAGGGTTCCTCGTTGGGGTCAGAACATTGGCACAGAAACCCTGAAAACTCCTACCTGCATTTTGTTTGACGAAAATGgaaaatttttaaaatttggttATGATGCTATGATGTCATACACAAGGCAGTCATCTaaaaatgttgcaaaaaaaCAGTATCTTTTTAGCAACTTTAAAATGGAGCTCTACAATAAA GAAATCCACAGAGATATGACGATTACAGCAAAAAATGGGAAAACAATGAGTGCTATGAAAGTTTTTTCAGAGAGCATAAGCTTCTTGAAGGATCATGCCCTCAAAAGTGTTGAAAAGCACACAAGAGGAAAGAAATTCATTGCCTCTGATGTTACCTGGGTCTTAACTGTTCCAGCTATCTGGAGTGGAGGAGCCAAGCAATTTATGAGGGAGGCTGCAGTACAG gctggtcTGGTGACAGAATTTGCCTCTGAGCAGCTGATTGTTGCCCTGGAGCCTGAGGCTGCATCTCTATGGTGTAAAGAACATCCTGCTGATGACCTCACAGCAGAGGGACAAGATACACTGGAGCAGAAACCAGGAACACAATACATGGTTGTGGACTGTGGAG GTGGAACTGTTGACATTACAGTACATGAAATGTTGAATGATGGCTACGTAAAGGAGCTGCACAAGGCCTCAGGGAATGACATGGGTGGCCAGACAGTGGACAAGCACTTCCAAGCCTTTCTCAGAGAGATATTCTCTGATGATGTTTTTgatgagtttgagagagagtaTCCTGGAGAACTGCAGAAGATGATGtatgaattttcttttgttaaatgTTTAGATGACGAGATTGTGGTCCCATGCCATAACTCTCTACCAGAACtggcaaagaaaaaacaagacctAGCAAGTTACTTTAAAGGAGTTTATGGTGCTGAATGGGATGATGGCTCTATCTACATCTCACAGGAAAAGTTCAGGTCATTTTTTGATGCAAGTCTTCAAAGTATAGCTGGCAAAATCAGGGAAATCTTGAGAAATCCCAAATTATGTATAAATCAGTTAGTTTTAGTAGGGGGCTATGCGTCAAGTCCAATCTTGCGCAACTTCATTTGCAAACACTTTAGCGCTGAGTACAAAGTGACCTGCCCTAGTGATGCCCAAACAGCTGTTATGAAGGGAGCTATAGAATTTGGGAAAAACCCAAAGATTGTGAGGTCACGCATTAGTGTCCTAACTTACGGAATTGGCGTGTCGGAAGTTTTTGATCCATCAGTTCACCAGCCAAATAAAATACGAGTAAATGAACTGGGTGTAGCATACAGTGATGGCTGCTTCCACAAACTTGTGGAGAAGGGAGAATCAGTGGACTGTGATGAAATTAGACAGATCACATTTTATCCAACAAAAAGCTCTCAGACTGAAATGCACTTTCCTTTTTatagcacagagaaacaaaatgcCAAGTATATAGATGAGTGGGGACTGGAATACATTGGCTTAATCTCAGTTCCAATGACCAATATTAGTAAAGGTACTAACCGGACAGTCAGATTAGAAATAAAGTTTGGCTTCACTGAAATATTAGCAACAGCAAGAGACGAGGACTCTAATAAGACTGAGTCAATCAAAATGGACTTCTTGAGCAAATGA